The sequence below is a genomic window from Vigna radiata var. radiata cultivar VC1973A unplaced genomic scaffold, Vradiata_ver6 scaffold_7, whole genome shotgun sequence.
CTGAAAAAGGACCAGGCAAAACAGCTGCATTTTGTATTCCTGCATTGGAAAAAATTGATCAGGATAATAATGTTATTCAAGGTTCGACTTCTacttacattaattattttaagaattctcataaatataattgaaatgaGTATGTTTATGGTTCTCAATTTGTTATCCTTTCTTGTAGCTGGCTGCTTGTTGGTTCACTAAGcagttttttcttattaaaactGAGAGACGCAGAGAGAGAATTAACTGGTATTTATGATTGTTAATAGGGAAGGTCCAACTAGTTTAGTAACATTATTTCCCGAGTATTCACTTAAATAAGCTTGATTTAAtattgttcttttaattttcttatcttctttcAGCATTTTGTCCATACTCCAGAAAGATACTAATTGCCCCTTTCTTTGACCATTTTAAGTGTATTTTTATGAAGCCacgttttcaaaaaaattataaccatTTTGTAAAACTCTAaaactaagtgttttagtgCTATTGTCTAAAGTCAAATATACCATTTTTTAAAGCTTAAACAGTCAGCCCCTAATTCTTtgagattatatttttttgagtaATTCTCTTAATTTTAACTATAGGTTTTGaacatttcttttaacaaacttttttttattggaaaagaaatatttgatgAATGTATAAATAATGAATAGGTACCTAGTATTTTGCATATCATATAATTtctccttgtatgtatatattgatTGTTTAACATGTGGCTGCCAAATTTTTGTTGTCTTGTCCATGTGCAAATAGATTTTGGTGACAAAGTTTGAAAATAGTATATCTTTGGCTGCGTTGTTGATGCATGATTAGTTTATTCGTTATTTAAtgtctattatatatttaaatgagcTTTGATTTCAGGCTTCGCTTATGTCTTGATCATTGCCTTTGTTATATACTGTAATGCAGTTGTAATATTGGTCCCAACTCCAGAGCTGGCTTTGCAAACATCCCAAGTGTGTAAAGAACTTGGAAAACATTTGAAAATCCAAGTTATGGTTACAACAGGCGGTACCAGCCTGACACATGATATTATTCGTTTATATCAACCAGTCCATCTGCTAATTGGAACCCCAGGAAGAATATTAGATCTTGTAAAGAAGGATGTTTGCATTCTGAAATATTGCTCTATGCTTGTTATGGATGAGGTAGTTACATTTCTCCTGGAATTTACTAAATGATAGAGATACATTAGCTAATTTATACTGTTTATAGCATTACAAAAGGGATTGAAGATGAGGGTAAGAATGTAGAAGCAATGGCTTTGTTTATTGTGACTCTAATTCATGTTATAAATATTGAGCCAATAACATTTTCCTTTGTTTCTTTACATATACGATACGTGTATCAGATATAATATGTGGATCAGATTGATATGTGTATCGGATACGAAAAGTATTTAATATGTCggtatgtttattttaaaaataataggatAGATATGTGATATATGCATATTGAAAAAGtgcaatttctttttaaaaatatggtaAATATATGATAGCTATTGTGTGAATccaaattaaattcaaatgtaTTAAACATCAGcaaactaaaaatttataaattattgtcATCACAAAAGCATTACTGCTTTACAGATTTGATACTTCCTTGATAAGTATTGGTAAAGTATCCTAAAGTATCTTATACGGATGTGTCAGACACATACGTGACACTGATTGAAGTATTGGTGCATCATTCATTCTCTGGaacttttaacattaatttctttGATGTTCATTTACTTGATGAGTTTAGTTGGAATAAAATGCTAGAATGTTTACTTGATGGTGATGTATGAAGAGATTGACATTGTATATGTCATGTTTCTTGTTCTTAGGTTTCTTTGTTTCCTCTTTGTACATGTATGAATTGTTTGTTTatcaaaccaaaaaaaaaataaaaaaatgacaataaCAAGGTTTTATACGATTTTCTCAGGCTGATAAGCTTCTCTCACCAGAGTTCCAACCTTCAATAGAACAGCTGATTCCATTTCTTCCTAGAACCCGTCAAATTGTGATGTTTTCTGCCACATTTCCTGTTACTGTTAAGGACTTCAAAGATAGATATCTACGCAAGCCAAACATTATTAACCTTATGGATGAGCTAACTCTGAAAGGTATTATATGTAAATATCTGTAATTAGATTTTGTGAGCAATTGATCTTTCCCACTAATGAAAGTTGattgatatcaaaattttgtttgtaaCACATCTCTTGtctctttttttcaaactatttaATTTCCATAGTTACTAAATCAATGTTTAAGTTGGGATTCACTTGATATGGTTTATGCTTTATAATAGGTTTGGTATTGTGTATAAGAGAAGGAAGAAGTAAAACAGTTaagatagttttttttattttattttttgtaactgTAATAAGACATTATAAATAAGTCTGTCAGGTATGGGGGTGAGTcagtttttttggtttttggttgGAAAGGGAGTGAGGAGATAGCGGCCTCTTGAATACCTTTGTGTTGTTGTTTGTAATCACTTTCTTGTCTTGTTCCTGTTCTATTCCCTACCACATTGGTAAGGAATTACAAGCTATTGTAATAAAGTGCCTTTTTCTGTATATCAATTCTATCAAACTGGTATTCAGAGCTGGGATCTTGGTGCTGTGGGGAGAAATTAGGTTATGGTGGACACAAGAACGAATCAAGGTTGGATGGGTTGGAAAAGATGGTTCAAGAATTGGCTTAAGACCGTGATGGAGCTGATAATGAAAGGCATGATCGTTTCCAAAGATTGGAAGACCTCATCCGGGGTTTGACAGTTGTGGTGGAAAAGCTATCAGGTGGAGAGAAAATCTTGGACGAATCTTCCACAGCAGGTGATCGAAATGTGCAG
It includes:
- the LOC106753972 gene encoding DEAD-box ATP-dependent RNA helicase 6 isoform X4, producing the protein MSPVSFCTFLVVLLVYVLSLQSSSAANLLNAVVFVGLIALIAFPLVLLYYYNCTAFLRHYTRFSAFFVLASVGGSILLSLLQRFSTPVDSDVTVSKGNEFEDYFLKSELLMGIYEKGFERPSPIQKESIPIALTGSDILARAEKGPGKTAAFCIPALEKIDQDNNVIQGFAYVLIIAFVIYCNAVVILVPTPELALQTSQVCKELGKHLKIQVMVTTGGTSLTHDIIRLYQPVHLLIGTPGRILDLVKKDVCILKYCSMLVMDEADKLLSPEFQPSIEQLIPFLPRTRQIVMFSATFPVTVKDFKDRYLRKPNIINLMDELTLKGYGGHKNESRLDGLEKMVQELA
- the LOC106753972 gene encoding DEAD-box ATP-dependent RNA helicase 6 isoform X5, which gives rise to MSPVSFCTFLVVLLVYVLSLQSSSAANLLNAVVFVGLIALIAFPLVLLYYYNCTAFLRHYTRFSAFFVLASVGGSILLSLLQRFSTPVDSDVTVSKGNEFEDYFLKSELLMGIYEKGFERPSPIQKESIPIALTGSDILARAEKGPGKTAAFCIPALEKIDQDNNVIQGFAYVLIIAFVIYCNAVVILVPTPELALQTSQVCKELGKHLKIQVMVTTGGTSLTHDIIRLYQPVHLLIGTPGRILDLVKKDVCILKYCSMLVMDEADKLLSPEFQPSIEQLIPFLPRTRQIVMFSATFPVTVKDFKDRYLRKPNIINLMDELTLKVKYIEYFGVGH
- the LOC106753972 gene encoding DEAD-box ATP-dependent RNA helicase 6 isoform X7, encoding MSPVSFCTFLVVLLVYVLSLQSSSAANLLNAVVFVGLIALIAFPLVLLYYYNCTAFLRHYTRFSAFFVLASVGGSILLSLLQRFSTPVDSDVTVSKGNEFEDYFLKSELLMGIYEKGFERPSPIQKESIPIALTGSDILARAEKGPGKTAAFCIPALEKIDQDNNVIQGFAYVLIIAFVIYCNAVVILVPTPELALQTSQVCKELGKHLKIQVMVTTGGTSLTHDIIRLYQPVHLLIGTPGRILDLVKKDVCILKYCSMLVMDEADKLLSPEFQPSIEQLIPFLPRTRQIVMFSATFPVTVKDFKDRYLRKPNIINLMDELTLKG
- the LOC106753972 gene encoding DEAD-box ATP-dependent RNA helicase 6 isoform X6, translated to MSPVSFCTFLVVLLVYVLSLQSSSAANLLNAVVFVGLIALIAFPLVLLYYYNCTAFLRHYTRFSAFFVLASVGGSILLSLLQRFSTPVDSDVTVSKGNEFEDYFLKSELLMGIYEKGFERPSPIQKESIPIALTGSDILARAEKGPGKTAAFCIPALEKIDQDNNVIQGFAYVLIIAFVIYCNAVVILVPTPELALQTSQVCKELGKHLKIQVMVTTGGTSLTHDIIRLYQPVHLLIGTPGRILDLVKKDVCILKYCSMLVMDEADKLLSPEFQPSIEQLIPFLPRTRQIVMFSATFPVTVKDFKDRYLRKPNIINLMDELTLKGPPG